The genomic segment GTTGGGTGGCGATGACGTCAACGCGCTCGCCAACCAGCGGATGCGGCACCGAGTACCAGTTTTTGCCGTAGTCTATGTGGTAATCAGGTCCCACTCGGGCAACGAGATACTCACTGTATTCCCATTGTGTGGGCGGTAGAGGCCCAAGAGCCGGTTTGTCCAGCTGCTCGAAGCGTTCAAGGCGACTTTGTCCGCCGTAATGACGCATCGGGCGCAAATTCAACTCATGATTGAGTTCTCGTATCACCTGGTTGAGTTCGGCCAGCGAGTAGAACCTACGTTTACGCAACCGGGCCAAAACCCAGCGTTCTACCAGCTGCACAGTTGATTCTGCTTTCGCCTTGTCTTTCGGTTTTCTCGGGCGCGCCGGTAGCACCACTGTCTCATAGTGATTTGCCAGCGCCTGGTAGCTCTGGTTTATGACCGGCTCATAGCGGTCAGGGGTGCTGACAGCGCTGCGCAGATTATCAGGTATCATCAGCTCCGGAACCCCACCCATGAAGTGCAGGCAGCGGCTATTGGCGTTGAGCCACGATGCCATGTCCTGGCCTTCGCAGGCTTCGATATACGCATAGCCTGACACGCCCATGGCAGCGACGAAGATAGCGACCTAGCGTACGCTACCGGTCGCAGGGTTGACGATAGGTACGGTGGGGCCACAGAAGTCGATGAAGAGCTTTTCGCCAGCCTTGTGCTCCATGCGCATGGAACGCCGCTGCTTCTTTTTCCAGTCACGGAACAGTGCACAAAACTGTGAGTAACCGAGGGCATCACCGCCCACGGCGGACTGATATTCCATCCAGAGCAGCTGCTTGGTCATGCCCTTGCGGCTTAACTCGGTATCGATATCAAGCCAGCTGGGTAAGGTATTGATAACTTTTCCGGATTTGCCGGGATAGAGCAGGCGGTCGAGGTCGACGGGGGACAGTTCCGCCGGCAATGGCCAGACCAGGTTAGCTACCGTGAATCGGCCGAGGATATCGTGCACGGTAGTACAGCCTATGCCGAGCGCTGCTGCAATAGTGCGATTCGAGCGACGCTGCTCGAATTTCATACGTAAGACATTAATATAGATGCACATTTCCGTTCTCGCTTTCTTCTTTTTACGTGCCATGCCATGCCCCCGGAAGCTAAAAGTCTCCAGAGTATGGCGGAACAGAAGATGAGCGATCGGACAGAATCGGAATCAGTGATCGGATGAAATCAGAATTAGTGATCGGGTAAAATCGGAATCAGTGATCGGATGTGACCGGAACCAGCACCCTGGGCTTTCTGCTGGATATCCACGTCATTTCCAGCCTACCGCCGGCGTGGGGATCGTTCGGCGTGTTCCTCGGCGTGTCGGTGTTTACGGTCGGCCTGGTTCTCACGGTATTAGCGGGCGGCGAGCTGCTGACCGGCAATATGATGACGTTGCCCATGGCGCTGTTCAGCCGGCAAATCGGCGTGCTGGCGCTTATCCGTAACTGGTTTTGGGTTACGCTCGCCAACTTTATCGGCAGCCTGATGATAGCCTGGTTCTTCGGCCATATTCTCGGTATGACCGAAGGGGCGTTTTTGGCGAAGACCGTCGCCACCGCGCACGCCAAAATTTCCGCCGACTGCACCCACGCGTTTATCTCGGCTATCGGCTGTAACTGACTGGTCAGTTTGGCGGTCTGGTTGGCGTATGCCGCCAAAGACATGGCGGGCAAAATCCTGGGCATTTGGTTTCCCATCATGGCGTTTGTCGATTTGGGCTTCCAGCACGTCGTCGCGAATATGTTCGTCATCCCGGCGGCGATTTTCGCCGGCCAGGCTACCTGGCACGACTACGTGATCAATTTTCCGCCAGTCTTCCTCGGTAACGCGGTAGGGGGCGGCATCTTTGTCGCGCTGATTTACTTTATCGCCTATCGGCCGCTGGGCGGTCAGTCCCACGCCATCCTTTGCGCATGGCCGAACGCGGCCTTTGGCCTGCCGCCCTAACGTGCCGATCGCGCATGCGTCTTCGCCGCAACCGCTCGCCAATTTCGCACCGAGCGCCCGCTTAGCGCCGCCTTGCTTCCCTCCCGCCGCAGGCCGGCGCCAGCATTGCGGTAACCTGGCTGATAAAACTGTCACGCACCGGATCGGCAATCTTTTCGTTCCACACCAGGCCGATATCCCAGCGGGCGAATTCACCGTGCAGCGGCTGGCAGATTATGTCCTGGTGCGGCACCGTCACCGCGCTTTGCGGTAAAATTGCCACTCCCATGCGGGATTCCACCATGGTCATCAAGGTACGGGTGTCGCTGATACATTGCATCTTCCGGGCGTCGATGCCGTGCGCGGCGATGAAATTATTGATTTGCAGCGCCGAACCAGGACAGGTTTCCGCATTCACGGTAAAGAGCGTGCAGCGACGCCAAAGCTGATGTAGCGGTTCCTGCTGGTGCCGGCAGCTCTTATGAAAGATAAGCGTTAAGCAGTCCGAGCCGGTTTTACGGAACGCCAGCGGCGGCGACACCGGGATACGCATAAAACCCGCCTGCAGTTGACCACTCAGGATGCGCTCTTGCTGCACCGGCGAAGAGATATCCTGTAGCCCAAGATGGATGTCGGGAAAGGCATTCTGAAAGGCGGTGATAATGGCCGGCATCACCGGCATCGCCGAAGAAATAAACCCCAACGACAACGCTCCGCGCTTGCCATTGGTCAACTGCTGGCACAGCGTCTTGAAAGCGTTGAACTGACCGATTAATTTTTTCGCGTCCTGATAAAGCTGCTGACCATGACGGCTGAGCTGGGTACCGTGATTATCGCGCAAAAACAGGACCAAATTGATTTCCGCCTCCAGCATTTTGATCTGTTTGGTCAACGTGGGCTGTGTCAGCCACAATCTTTCCGCCGCTTCCCGATAGCTCAGGCACTCAGCCAGAGTGACAAACGCCCGGAGTTGCCGAATGTCCATTCCAAACTCCTATCGCCAATTAACTTTTTTCAATTATACAAATAACCCCTTTCATGTTGAACTATCATGAATAATTAATCTGCAGGGGCCTTTCATTATGTATAAATCCTCGCGTATTATCGGCAAATAAAAAAGAGCAGCGACTTGAAATAAGCAAAAATAAACATATGCGACAAAATAATATAAAAATATCTATTATTCATCGCATAAATACATGACACCAAACTGTTGCATTCCCCCTTGCGGCCCAACGTCCACACCACCGGGGCGAGAGTGTTGCCGGCGGTGTTAATAAGCGCGATTTACCCAAGAGTGCACACAATTTTCGCCTCCTATTCATATAACAACCTGTACCGATTCAGACCATACCGGTCTTCCGCCGGGAAAAAACCAGCGGAAGTCATAGTTTGGCTATCACCCTTTCCAACCAGCGATGAGATAATTAAGGAATGATAATGAAATTAATTAAATCTAAAGCTTTGCTGTTTGATATGGACGGAACATTAGTCCACTCCACGCATCAGGTTGAATTTATCTGGCGTCACTGGTGTCGTATCAATCATATTGCGCCCCAGCAGGTACTCAGCATTTGTCATGGGGTTCGTTCGCGCGACGTCATTCATCGGGTCGCCCCTCATTTACCGCTGGAAGAACAGGCCGCGGTGCTTGACGGGCTGGAGATTGAATTTAGCGGCAAAGCGCGGGAAATCCCGGGCGCCGGCCACTTCCTCAGTTCCCTCGGCGACGTCCCCTGGGCCGTGGTGACTTCCGCCACCCAGCGGGTAACTCGGCACAGGATGACCTGCTGCCGACTGCCGTTGCCCGCGCTGATGGTGGGCGCCAATGAGGTGACCCGCGGTAAACCCGATGCCGAGCCCTATCGGCTGGGCGCGAAATTACTCGGCATCGCGGCCAGCGACTGCCTGGTGTTTGAAGACGCCCCCGCCGGCATCCACAGCGCGCTGGCGGCAAATTCGCTTCGTCGGGCTTGAGGGCGATGACATTGCGCTGGAGCTAAATCTTTCACCATGAACATCCCCTGGCGACCTCTAGCGTTTGGCAGCGGCGGCGCACCGGTGAGGTATCGACTCACCTGCCCTTCCCCGCAGCGTTTAGACGGCACTGTCGGCGCCATCGCGCCGGCGATACCCGCCGCACGCCGCGGGGAGCAAGCTCAACCCAACGCCTGTTTCAAGACGACGATATCTCCAGGTCAAACAGCGCCTGCAGCGGCTGCCGGCGGCGAATTTGCCGCGCCTGACCCCGTTCAAACAAGACCTCCGGCAGAAGCGGGCGGCTATTGTAATTCGAGGACATGGACGCGCCATAAGCGCCGGTATCGTGAAAGACCAGATAATCCCCCACCTGGGCCGGCGGCAAACGGCGCGACACAACGCCGCCGCCGGCGGTTTGGGTAAAGACATCGCCGGACTCGCACAGCGGTCCCCCCACCACGGTATCGCGCAGCGATTGCGCGCCGCGATCGCGACCGTCCGCCGGCAGCAGCGAGATAGCGTGATAGCTGCCGTACATCGCCGGGCGCATTAAATCGTTAAACCCGGCATCCACCAGCACGAAGTGGCGGCTGCCCATCTCTTTGACCGCCCTGACCTGCGCCACCAGTACACCCGCTTCCGCCACCAAAAACCGGCCCGGTTCTATTTCAAGCGCCACCGGATGCCCAAGATGCGCGCTAATCCGCCGGCGGGCAGCATCCCACAGGCCAAAGTAGTGATCGGTATCAATCGCCTCCTCACCCGAACGATAAGGTACCGATAACCCGCCGCCCGCGGAAATGGCCGCGAGATCCAGTCCGCTGGCGATGACCTGCTGCACCATGGCGTCGCAGACCTGCGCGAGATGGGCGTAATCCACACCCGAACCAATGTGCATATGTATGCCGATAAGCCGCAGGCCGTAGCGACGGATAAGCGCCGCGACCTGCGGCAAATCATCATGCCAAATCCCGTGTTTGCTATTTTCGCCGCCGGTATTGGTTTTTTGGCTGTGGCCATGGCCAAAACCGGGATTGACCCGCAGCCAGACCTCGTGCCCCGGCGAGCGGGCGCCAAGCTGCGCCAACATATCCGCCGAGCCGACATTGACCGGGATGCCGAGCTCAACGACCCGCGCCAGCGTCGGTTCATCCAGTAAATCGGCGGTAAAAACGATGTCATGGCTGGCGGTCCCCGGCTGAAAACCGGCCAGTAACGCACGTTCAATCTCCCCGAGCGACACCGAGTCCACCTTGGCGCCTTGGCTGCGCATCAGGCGCAGCAGATGGATATTGGAGCAGGCTTTCTGGGCGAAACGGACGGTATCGAAACGGCGTAATTGCGCAATGCGCGCGCTGATGGTTTCCGCTTCATATACCCATACCGGGCCGCCATACTGCTGGTGCAACGGCAATAAGTTAGCGGCGTTCAGAGCGCGTTCCGTGGTGAAAAGATCGTGCGGCATGGTGGTCCTCGTAGGCGATGGGGCGATCCCGGCAGCGCCGGCATGGGCTGGGGGCTCTTCTTTGTAATGCATCGGCGCCTATTAATAAAATATCTTTTTTGTCCCTATCTATTCATTTATGATATCGCTTTTAAGACGAGGCGGCAGATGGCGGCGGTAAGTTCACGGTAGATCGATATTTTTCACGCGGTCATGACCACGGGGAATCTGACCGAGGCGGCGGGGCTGCTGCACACGTCTCAGCCTACCGTGAGCCGTGAACTGGCGCGGCTGGAACAGCTGTTGCAGCTGACGCTGTTTGAGAGAATCAAAGGCCGCCTGAAGCCGACCCATGAAGGGTTGCGGCTATTCGAGGAAGTCCAGCGCTCGTACTACGGCATGGACCGGATCCGCGGCGCGGCGCGCGCTATTCGGGAATATCGCCAGGCGCAACTGTCTGTCGCCTGCCTGCCGGTATTTTCCCAGTCGCTGCTGCCGGAAGTGTGTCGCGCTTTCTTCGCCGCGCACCCGGAAATCAGCCTGAATATTATCCCGCAGGAGTCGCCGCTGCTGGAGGAGTGGCTTTCCGCCCAGCGATTTGATTTGGGTTTGACGGAAAACCCGACGGCGCCAGCGGGCACTCGCCGCGAAACCCTGATGACCCTCAATGAAGTTTACGTGCTGCCGCCCGGCCATCCCCTCAGCGCCAAATCCCTGCTAACGCCGGAAGATTTCCGTGCCCTGCCGTACATTAGCCTTTCCGCGACCGACAGCTACCGACACTGGCTGGATAGGCATTTTCAGCAAGCGGGAGTGGAACGACAGGGGGGGGTGGAGACCCATAGCGCCGCTTCGGTTTGCGCCATGGTGCGCGCCGGGGTCGGGCTTTCGATCGTCAATCCGCTAACGGCGCTGGATTATGCGGCCAGCGGCGTCCTCATCCGACCGTTTAGTATCGTGGTCCCCTTCACCGTGAGCCTGATCCGTCCGCTGCACCGGCCGGCGTACGCTCCTACCGCCGACGAGCCGCTTAGGCACTTCCGCCCGTCGACACGTCGCGGACGTAGCCGCACCCTCTGTCGGCCTTAAGCGGTCAACGGCCGGCGCGGCGGACGGGAAAAGGTCACCAGGCAGATAAGCAACCCACCCAACGCTAACCCGCCGGTGGCCAGCGGCACCATGGTCAGCCCCAGGCCGGCATCAATGACCTGGCCACCCACCCATGCCCCGAGAGCGTTACCGATGTTGAACGCCGAAATATTTAGCGTCGACACCAGATTCGGCGCATCATTGCCGTGCGCCACGACATTGAATTGCAGCGCCGACACGGTACAGAATGTCGCCATTGCCCAGAAAAACAGCGTGATTTCCGCCGGCCACAGAGTACCGCTGGTCCAGCGGAACAGCACCGAAAACAGCGCTATCAGCGCGAAACTCAGGATAAGCGCCACCGACACCCGCCAATCGGCGAGCCGTCCCTCCAGCAAATTGCCCACCGTTAAACCGGCGCCAATCAAAAACAGCGTCCAGCTCACGCCCCGATCGCTGATATGCGTCACCTGCAACAGCAGCGGCGCGATATAACTGAATAAGGTAAACATGGCCGCGGCGAAAAATACCGTCATCAATAGCGATAGCAGCCGCCGCCCGTTACGCAAGGCGGACATTTCCCGCGCCAGAATGGCCGGCGCGGCGTTGCGCTGTGCCGGCAGACTGACCAGCAGCGCCAACAGCGCCGCCGCCCCCAGTAAGGAGACGCACCAGAACGTCGCGCGCCAGCCGAACAGCTGCCCCAACCAGGTTCCGGCGGGGACGCCGAGCACGTTGGCGAGCGTCAGACCGGTAAACATCAGCGCCACCGCCGAGGCGCCGCGGTTGGGGGGCACCAATCCGGCGACCACCACCGCCCTGGTACCGAAAAACGCGCCGAGACAAAGAGCCGTCACCA from the Candidatus Sodalis pierantonius str. SOPE genome contains:
- a CDS encoding MFS transporter: MPIALLALALSAFAIGTTEFVIMGLLPEVAGDLVVSLPDAGWLISGYALGVAIGAPIMAIVTARLPRKTCLALLMVIFIIGNVLCALTYSYGLLMIARVVTALCLGAFFGTRAVVVAGLVPPNRGASAVALMFTGLTLANVLGVPAGTWLGQLFGWRATFWCVSLLGAAALLALLVSLPAQRNAAPAILAREMSALRNGRRLLSLLMTVFFAAAMFTLFSYIAPLLLQVTHISDRGVSWTLFLIGAGLTVGNLLEGRLADWRVSVALILSFALIALFSVLFRWTSGTLWPAEITLFFWAMATFCTVSALQFNVVAHGNDAPNLVSTLNISAFNIGNALGAWVGGQVIDAGLGLTMVPLATGGLALGGLLICLVTFSRPPRRPLTA
- a CDS encoding LysR family transcriptional regulator, yielding MDIFHAVMTTGNLTEAAGLLHTSQPTVSRELARLEQLLQLTLFERIKGRLKPTHEGLRLFEEVQRSYYGMDRIRGAARAIREYRQAQLSVACLPVFSQSLLPEVCRAFFAAHPEISLNIIPQESPLLEEWLSAQRFDLGLTENPTAPAGTRRETLMTLNEVYVLPPGHPLSAKSLLTPEDFRALPYISLSATDSYRHWLDRHFQQAGVERQGGVETHSAASVCAMVRAGVGLSIVNPLTALDYAASGVLIRPFSIVVPFTVSLIRPLHRPAYAPTADEPLRHFRPSTRRGRSRTLCRP
- the lysA gene encoding diaminopimelate decarboxylase — protein: MPHDLFTTERALNAANLLPLHQQYGGPVWVYEAETISARIAQLRRFDTVRFAQKACSNIHLLRLMRSQGAKVDSVSLGEIERALLAGFQPGTASHDIVFTADLLDEPTLARVVELGIPVNVGSADMLAQLGARSPGHEVWLRVNPGFGHGHSQKTNTGGENSKHGIWHDDLPQVAALIRRYGLRLIGIHMHIGSGVDYAHLAQVCDAMVQQVIASGLDLAAISAGGGLSVPYRSGEEAIDTDHYFGLWDAARRRISAHLGHPVALEIEPGRFLVAEAGVLVAQVRAVKEMGSRHFVLVDAGFNDLMRPAMYGSYHAISLLPADGRDRGAQSLRDTVVGGPLCESGDVFTQTAGGGVVSRRLPPAQVGDYLVFHDTGAYGASMSSNYNSRPLLPEVLFERGQARQIRRRQPLQALFDLEISSS
- a CDS encoding LysR family transcriptional regulator → MDIRQLRAFVTLAECLSYREAAERLWLTQPTLTKQIKMLEAEINLVLFLRDNHGTQLSRHGQQLYQDAKKLIGQFNAFKTLCQQLTNGKRGALSLGFISSAMPVMPAIITAFQNAFPDIHLGLQDISSPVQQERILSGQLQAGFMRIPVSPPLAFRKTGSDCLTLIFHKSCRHQQEPLHQLWRRCTLFTVNAETCPGSALQINNFIAAHGIDARKMQCISDTRTLMTMVESRMGVAILPQSAVTVPHQDIICQPLHGEFARWDIGLVWNEKIADPVRDSFISQVTAMLAPACGGREARRR
- a CDS encoding HAD-IA family hydrolase — translated: MKLIKSKALLFDMDGTLVHSTHQVEFIWRHWCRINHIAPQQVLSICHGVRSRDVIHRVAPHLPLEEQAAVLDGLEIEFSGKAREIPGAGHFLSSLGDVPWAVVTSATQRVTRHRMTCCRLPLPALMVGANEVTRGKPDAEPYRLGAKLLGIAASDCLVFEDAPAGIHSALAANSLRRA